The proteins below are encoded in one region of Nilaparvata lugens isolate BPH chromosome X, ASM1435652v1, whole genome shotgun sequence:
- the LOC111048891 gene encoding uncharacterized protein LOC111048891: MDVLFSSLFVMRPGSQPELDFDILGQLPNEIGSMILRYLDGKSLLKAATVSKRWNSLCRGDKKLRQRGRQQLRMMKKRKKEQIYGTLKRSSYVPVDEVPAFRPKTSRNVVRSIQKDLKPIEAPAIPRTNENILEELKINLESSVKIQRLKKSLSSQQKRRLLRH; encoded by the exons ATGGATGTTCTATTCAGCTCACTGTTTGTTATGAGACCTGGTTCACAACCTGAATTGGATTTTGATATACTAGGACAACTGCCGAATGAAATTGGATCAATGATATTGag ATATCTGGATGGCAAAAGTCTTTTAAAGGCAGCCACAGTTAGCAAGCGATGGAACAGCTTGTGCAGAGGAGACAAGAAACTGAGACAAAGAGGACGTCAACAACTcagaatgatgaagaagaggaagaaggagcaGATCTATGGAACACTAAAAAGATCTTCCTATGTTCCCGTTGATGAAGTGCCAGCATTCAGGCCTAAAACCTCTAGGAATGTGGTTCGAAGTATTCAGAAGGACCTGAAACCTATTGAAGCACCAGCAATTCCACGCACAAATG aaaatatattgGAGGAATTGAAAATCAACTTGGAAAGCAGCGTGAAGATTCAGAGGCTTAAGAAATCACTTTCAAGTCAGCAGAAGAGAAGATTACTGcgacattaa